The Fluviispira sanaruensis sequence GAAGCTTTAAGGAAAAAGAAGAAATGAGTGTGCTATATCCTGCCCTTATTTCGATATTTTCACATGCAAGGTAACAAGGCATGAATTTTTTTTATCTTTCTTCAGCTTCATTTTGCAATGAATTTGTATCGAGAATTGTGAATGCAGATCCTTGAGTTTCCATTATTCCCGATTGTTTAAAATCTGCGATTGCACGGCTCACAGTTTCAGGAGTGACATCGGCAAGCTCAGCTATATCTCTACGATTGAGAGGTGGTTCAAAAGTTTGCGCACCTTCATCTGCAAATAAATTGTAGAGTTCAAATATGACAGAAGCAACTCGATTTTTGGCAGGCCTATAAAGATCTGATTCAATTCTTTTTTCAAGACGGGCTAATTCATTACAAAATATTTTCATAAACTGCAGAGAAACCGCAGGACTTCTTTGTATTAAATCGATCACAATCGTTTTTTCAATGGAAAACACTTCACTGTCTTTAAGAGCAACTGAGGTTCTCCCGTATTTGAACTCACCAAAGACTTCTCGGATACCCACGATTTGACCCGCTCTGACAATGCGGGTGATGACACTTTCACCTTCTTGGCTTTCTCTTACTATTTTTAAACATCCATTTGCGACTCCATAAATAGAGCGAGGAGTGTCACCCGATATAAAAAGATTTTGCCCTTTTTTAAGGCGAATAACTGAGGAGTTTTCTTGGAACTTTATGAGATCATCTTCTTGTAATGAAGGGAAGAGTCTTCTTAAGGTAAACGTTCCCTTAGTTTTTTTATCCATTTTAGAGCTCCGATGGCAAAACCCTTGCAAGGTCCGAGTCTATAGCGTCTCGTAAGTGTTTAATCTCAATTTGTGGTTTAGATTTAGTTCCGTTTGCTATAATTGCAAAAGCAACCCATTCACCATTCCGCAGGCGACTATAGCCCCCAAGCGCATTTACACTGACTGGCTCGCTGAGGGTGCCTGTTTTGGCTCTTAACCTCTCCTGAAGAAATTTTTCAGAAGATGTTTGAAATCTTTTTTTTAACGTTCCTTCATCACCAGGTATAGGTAATGCAGAAAGAAACGCTGGAAAATCTCTACCATTAAAATACATTCGATCCAAGACACAAATAATATCTCGTGCAGAGAGTCGATTATTTGGTGTTAAACCACTTCCACTTTCCATGACAATAGGAGAATTATTATTTTTAATTTCACCCCATGGAGAATCTTTGTAAGCATTCCTAACATAATTCTCTAATATTTTCCCACCCTCAACTAAATTTCCTTTACCTTGAGAAGCATTTTCATTTAGTAAATTAAGAGTTAACATATCAGCAATAAAATTATTACTCACTTGGAATAATCCTTTGAGTTGCCAATCGAGGGGAAATCCTTCAACTTCAGCAATTAATACATCATTTTTTGAAATAGGCTTAGACTCTATTGCAATCTTTCCATTTAATTGAACACCGGAGCTTTTAATAAATGCTTTTAATGTTTCTCCAGCATAAATTTCTGCATTGGAGATAGATCTATAAATGCGTTTAGTTGTGTTGCCAAAAGGAATTGAACCTGAAATTGTGAAAATATCTTTACCATTTGATGATGATCTTGAAACCGAAATTTGTGGGGCTGAATTTTCTTTTTCAGTTATAACTTTGCCAATAATTTTAACATTATCCATCGGAAACGGTTCGATGGATATAGATGCTGCTTGACCAATTTTTTGTGCTGGATTTACTACTAAAGCAAGAACACTAAAATTTATAGCAGCAGACGATAATGGTGAATCATAAGCATTTCTACTTTTGACCTTCCCTGAGCTCCTATTTTGATCTTCTTTTATCAAACCAAAAATAGAATTATTTATGATTAAATTTCCTGTTACTTTTTTAATTCCATAACGATAAACATCTGTAGCTAAAAACCAAATCTTTTCGTTGGTAAAGGATGGATCACCAGAACCGTAGAAAATAAGATCTCCATTTAAAACTCCATTTTGCAATTGACCACGCATATAAATTTGTGACTTAAATGTTTTATTTGATCCCCATGTCTCAAGTGCTTGTGCTGCAAGAATAAGTTTAGATGTAGAAGCTGGAGAAAGTCTTTTGTCAGGATTCATTTCTGCAATGATATCTTTATTGTTTAATCGCATTACCATTGCACTTATTTGTACGCCCTCTTTTTCCAATTTACTCAATTGTGGAAATGTTGGATCAATTGCATAAATTTGCTTAAAATAAAAAACATCTACTAATGTTAAAACAAATATGAATATTATTTTTTTCATAAAATCCCTTTTAATATTAAAAAACTCTTTAGAGAGTTATCCCTAAAGAGTTTATTTTATCTGAATGGAATAGTTAAGAATAGATTAGTGCTTGGAAAGATATCCACTCACACCATCTTTGGTTGCTTTCATCGCTTCCTTTCCTTTGTTCCAATTAGCTGGGCAAACTTCTCCATGCGCTTCATTGTGTTGAAGCGCATCGACAAGGCGCAATGCTTCATCGACATTGCGGCCAAGTGGAAGGTCGTTGACTAATTGGTGACGAACAACTCCAGATTTATCAATTAAGAAAAGACCGCGATATGCAACTCCTCCATCGCTTAACACGTCATAATCACGTGCAATAGTGCGATGGATATCAGAAAGAAGTGGATATTGAACGCCTTGAATACCACCTTTATTTTTTGGTGTGTTGAGCCAAGCGAAGTGTGAAAACTTACTGTCAATACTACAACCTAAAACTTCAACATCACGTTTTGCAAATTCGTCAATTTTTTCTTGAAAAGCATGCAACTCTGTTGGGCAAACAAAAGTGAAGTCAAGAGGATAGAAAAAGAGAACGACGTATTTTTTACCTTTGTAATCGGATAAAGAAACTTCATTAAAATCACCGTTAACAACGGCTTCTGCTTTAAAATTTGGAGCCTGACGGCCAACTAAAACACTCATTAAAACCCCCTTTAGGTAAATATAATTTGAGAACTTGAGAGGACTTGTTTGCCTCATTGCAACAGACTATACCGACACGATCTATTGTCAAGGTAATGACTTTAGTGGATAACTTTTGATGTTATCTCAGAAAATTCAATGAGAGACTTGAAAATCATCGCGTAGCAATGCACAACATTGAGAGATGGGAATATCCCATAGTGATACCTCTTTTTGCTTTTCTGCTTGTTTGTGAGGTTAGTCTTGATCTTTGCTCATTTTAAAAAAAAGAGGCAGTTGCAGTTTGATAACAATGGAAAACCAGAAAACTTACCAAACTGGCTTAAAAAACTACCAAATAGACTGACTTATCTTAGAATTCTCTGTATTCCAATTGTTGTTTATTTAATGTCCATGGGAGAGGTTGCGCCAAGCGCTTCACATTTTTTTATTATCCAACCCATAACGCCGAGTGCGAGTGATATTGCTGCTGCCATAGTTTTTTCTATTGCTGCTATCACGGATTTTTTTGATGGTTGGATTGCCCGTAAATTCCGTGTAGAAACAGTGCTAGGTAAACTCTTGGATCCTCTCGCGGATAAGCTTCTCGTTGTTTCTGCAATGATTATTTTGGTTGAAAAACATCGAATGGATGGTGTAATCGCTGTGATAATTATTGTTCGTGACTTAGGGATAAATGCTATTCGACTTTCTGCGATCGATGAAGGCATTCAAATCCCTTCCAATTTTATTGGAAAAACAAAGACGACATTTCAAGATATCGGTATTGTAGGTTTAACAGTCTGTGGTCCACTTTTGTTTATCCCATTTCATTACATAGGCCAAGCTTTTATTTTGCTAGCTTTAGCAGCAAGCGTCTTAAGTGCAGGGCAATATTTATTTAATTATGCAATGCAATTGAAAAAAATTAAATAATTAATTTTCTCCTACATTAATAATCGTTTGTTTTTGTGCAATTCTAATCATATTCATTCTGCGAGTGACTAATTCTAAAATATTCATGAGCAGTTCAAGTTGCATCTGTGTGATGTGTTCGATTGAACATCCGACTCTTTTGCCATCGATAGAAATGCGTCTTACTTTACCGGATATAGGTAAAAACTCTCCATATTGTGGATGAAATATTTTAAATTCTGCAAGCGGGACTGTGATTTTAACCTGCTCATTCTTTCTGAATATTTCATCATCTTTTAAAATAATACCAAATCCAACTAAACTGATATCGCTCAACATGACTATTAATTCTTCATTTGAATTGAGTCTGAAAATTTTTATAGGTAAACCAATTGAAAATCTTCTTGCTCTTCTTCCTAATGTGGCTGCTGCTCGCTTTAATTTTTTACAGATTTCTACGAAATCGATTGGTTCATGAAAATAATCATCGAATTCTTCATATAAATAAAGCTTTTCTCGATATTCTTGAATGAGAGCTTTATCATCTTTTGCAATAAAAAAAATGGGGCATTTTTTTCTTTTTTTACATTCCACTGCAAAATCTATTGAGGTTTTATCGTCATTAAATAGTGATGAGTCTATAAAAACGATTTCAATATTTTTAACTAATAAAGCTTTTAATCCTTCATTTGGATCTTCAAAACGAATCATTATGAAATCGGAAACTGCAGTTTGAATTGCTTTCTCTATAGTACGAATCCGTGTTTCATCTTCTTTTTTTAATGAAAAAAGAAACAAAATATATTTTTTCTTTTTTTTGGGCTGAACATCGAATATCGATTTGCCTTCGGCATCAAAGACTTCCATAAAAAAAGCTCCCTAAGATTATTCAATCTAAGATTATGAATAATTAGGGAGCTTTTCACTCATTTAGGTAAACATTTCCTTTAGGAATTATTTGCCAGAAGCCATTTCCATGATTTTTGTCAAACGTTTAGCAAATGTACCGGGATTTTTAACAGGACTGCCTTCAGATAAAAGGGCTGTTTCATAAAGAACTTCAACCCATTCATTTAAAGTTGTTTCTTCTGTGCCTTTGTTTTTTCTCTCTGCTAAATTTTTAATAAGAGAGTGTGCTGGATTAATTTCGAGAATACGCTTGCTTTCGCCAAAGCTCTGTCCCGATGCTTT is a genomic window containing:
- a CDS encoding Crp/Fnr family transcriptional regulator: MDKKTKGTFTLRRLFPSLQEDDLIKFQENSSVIRLKKGQNLFISGDTPRSIYGVANGCLKIVRESQEGESVITRIVRAGQIVGIREVFGEFKYGRTSVALKDSEVFSIEKTIVIDLIQRSPAVSLQFMKIFCNELARLEKRIESDLYRPAKNRVASVIFELYNLFADEGAQTFEPPLNRRDIAELADVTPETVSRAIADFKQSGIMETQGSAFTILDTNSLQNEAEER
- the dacB gene encoding D-alanyl-D-alanine carboxypeptidase/D-alanyl-D-alanine endopeptidase — protein: MKKIIFIFVLTLVDVFYFKQIYAIDPTFPQLSKLEKEGVQISAMVMRLNNKDIIAEMNPDKRLSPASTSKLILAAQALETWGSNKTFKSQIYMRGQLQNGVLNGDLIFYGSGDPSFTNEKIWFLATDVYRYGIKKVTGNLIINNSIFGLIKEDQNRSSGKVKSRNAYDSPLSSAAINFSVLALVVNPAQKIGQAASISIEPFPMDNVKIIGKVITEKENSAPQISVSRSSSNGKDIFTISGSIPFGNTTKRIYRSISNAEIYAGETLKAFIKSSGVQLNGKIAIESKPISKNDVLIAEVEGFPLDWQLKGLFQVSNNFIADMLTLNLLNENASQGKGNLVEGGKILENYVRNAYKDSPWGEIKNNNSPIVMESGSGLTPNNRLSARDIICVLDRMYFNGRDFPAFLSALPIPGDEGTLKKRFQTSSEKFLQERLRAKTGTLSEPVSVNALGGYSRLRNGEWVAFAIIANGTKSKPQIEIKHLRDAIDSDLARVLPSEL
- a CDS encoding peroxiredoxin, with translation MSVLVGRQAPNFKAEAVVNGDFNEVSLSDYKGKKYVVLFFYPLDFTFVCPTELHAFQEKIDEFAKRDVEVLGCSIDSKFSHFAWLNTPKNKGGIQGVQYPLLSDIHRTIARDYDVLSDGGVAYRGLFLIDKSGVVRHQLVNDLPLGRNVDEALRLVDALQHNEAHGEVCPANWNKGKEAMKATKDGVSGYLSKH
- the pgsA gene encoding CDP-diacylglycerol--glycerol-3-phosphate 3-phosphatidyltransferase, with amino-acid sequence MQFDNNGKPENLPNWLKKLPNRLTYLRILCIPIVVYLMSMGEVAPSASHFFIIQPITPSASDIAAAIVFSIAAITDFFDGWIARKFRVETVLGKLLDPLADKLLVVSAMIILVEKHRMDGVIAVIIIVRDLGINAIRLSAIDEGIQIPSNFIGKTKTTFQDIGIVGLTVCGPLLFIPFHYIGQAFILLALAASVLSAGQYLFNYAMQLKKIK
- a CDS encoding PilZ domain-containing protein — its product is MEVFDAEGKSIFDVQPKKKKKYILFLFSLKKEDETRIRTIEKAIQTAVSDFIMIRFEDPNEGLKALLVKNIEIVFIDSSLFNDDKTSIDFAVECKKRKKCPIFFIAKDDKALIQEYREKLYLYEEFDDYFHEPIDFVEICKKLKRAAATLGRRARRFSIGLPIKIFRLNSNEELIVMLSDISLVGFGIILKDDEIFRKNEQVKITVPLAEFKIFHPQYGEFLPISGKVRRISIDGKRVGCSIEHITQMQLELLMNILELVTRRMNMIRIAQKQTIINVGEN